A region of the Polaribacter sp. L3A8 genome:
ACACCTTGTAGGTCTTCTAAGTCTAGAAATTCTATTTTGCCTAATTGCTTTTTAGATTGTAAATAGTTTATGTATTTTACATATTCTAAAGCATCTTTATTTTGAGAATATACAATTGCTATTTTCCCTGGTACTGTTAAACGATCTTTTGTGCCTTTTATATGCGCTTTATCTATACGTTTTTTAATGATTTCGTATCTAATATTATAAGCACCATCTACATCAAATTGCTTTTCGTCCATTCTAAATTTTATTGCCATAGGATTACTATGTACTAAAATTAAAGAAGCAACTCGTAAATCGTGTTTCATGTTTTTACGTTCGTAAAAGGCTAGGTTTTCCATTTCATAGGTAGTCTGTAATTGCCATAATCGAAGGTTGTATAGGTATAAACTATCAAAATTTTTATTTTTTGTAATAGATTTTCCTATGTACATGTTGTATTCTACACCATCTGTTTTATATCGCTCAAAATAATGAGGAAACATTTCTTGCGCTTGTATTTGCTTGTCGTCTAAGAATTTAGCGAGCTTATCATTTAATAATGTAACACTGTTTTCGTATTCTTTTCTTTTTTCATACACAACGTTTAGTTTTTTGTCTAAACGATTCATATAAACACTCACCTTTTGAGAAAGCGCTGTACTTATGTTTTTTATATGATTAAAAACAGGGTAGATTTCTCTACTTAAAAAATCTAAGATACTTACTTCATCACCAGCAGATAAGCCTTTTTTTACATCCTTTAAATAAGAAGCAACCCGAAACATTAACTCATTATATATAGGTAGCTGTTCTGTTTTACAGGCATCTTTTAATACTGTAATTGCTAGTGTTAATTGTGTTGTTAAATCTTCTTTTATTGCTAAATTTCTTGCATCAGAAGAGCCTTTTATATCACTTTGTCCAAATAGAGGGTACACCTCATTAAATACAATTTCGTCTAATTTTGCATTTTTATCTATTTGACGTGATACGTGATATTTTTCTGCAGCCTCATAAAAACGCCATTTTACAGAATTATGTATCGATGTGTAGTTTTCTTGAATGGTAGCTTCTAAAATATTTTGTCGTTCTTCTGAAGTTCTTTTTACAGCGGCTTCGAAAACAGGAATAATATCTTTTAACTTGTTGATGTTTACCGAGTTTAAATCAAATGCTCTTGGCGATGCAATTTCTAATAAAGCCAAATCTCCATTATTGGTTGCTTTAATAGGAATTAAAATAATACTTTGAATTCCGTTTTCTTGAAGGTTCTTAGAAAAAAGATTGTGATCTGTATTTAAACCATATTGATCTACATCAGAAATGATAAATGTTTCATGGTTTTTGAACACTTTTTCCATAATTGCATTACAAAAGTAATTGGAATCACAATTTATTTCTGCTCCATGATTTAAAATTAAACTGTTAGATTTATTAACCTTTGTTTCACAAATTTTTATGTTGATATTGTCAAAAATAGAATAGCCTAATTTTAAGTCTTTTATGCTGTAAAAATCTCTTAAATTACTTTGTAGCTTAGGTATTAAATCTGTGCCACCTTCTAATAGGTTTGCTTTAATAGATGAAAGCATCTCTTCGGATGTAACATCAAACAAACTAATAAGACCAAAGCCTTTAAAAATATAACTGTTTGGAGGAAATTTTTCTTTCCAAAGTGCTATGTTATCAAAATTATTAAGTAATTCTTTAAAGTCTTTTTCTGTTAGTAAAGGTGCTTTTTTAGTAGCCGTAATTTCAGAAAAATCTGCATTAAAAGTAGTTCTATAATATTTCATTGTTCCAGATGTTTTATCTGGAATATCAAAATAGAAAGGTCTTTTTACATCTACTTTAAAGCCATAAACATGGCCTAAAATAAATGTACATGCCATAATATACATGTCATCATCTTCAAAATTACGAACAGTTAATTCGTAATTTTCTCCTGCATTTTGTATAATATCTTCAAAACGATCTGTAAATTTAAACGAAGTAAAAGAGAAAGGAATACTTGCTGCTTTTATTTCGTTAGATAGTAAAGGTTCTGGAAATAAAGGGTTTAATAGTAAATTTATTTGATCTTTATATTTGTCTAATAAGGCGTAGTCTGAAAAACCATCATTTAATTCAGGATATTTATTAATTAAAGTTACCATTTCTTTTGCAGAACTATGAAAAGGGTGTTTTGCATGTTCTATATCCGCATACTTTTGAAACAAGGTAAAAACCTTATTAAAAGATACGTTTAGTTGTAATGGTAATTCCGATTCTGAAATTAAATTTGGTTTTATAATTTTCATATCTTATAAATGTAAATAAATTTACAATGTTACTAAGCATTTAGACGTATTACAGTAACAAAAGTTACAAAATGGTATTATTTCTGTCTAAAATAAATAGTAATAGGTACTCCAGAGAAATCATAAATATCTCTTAATTTATTTTCAAGAAAACGTCTGTACGAATCTTTTACATATTGTGGTAAGTTACAGAAAAACACAAATTGTGGTGTTTGTGTAGGTAATTGCATACAATATTTAATTTTTACAAATTTCCCTTTTATAGCTGGAGGTGGAGAATTTTTAATGATCTCTAACATTGTTTCATTAAACTTACTTGTCTGTATTTTAGTTTTTCTTCTTTGAAAAACTTCTACGGCAGTTTCTATTGCTTTAAACAAACGTTGTTTTGTTAATGCAGAGATAAATACAATTGGCACATCTGTAAAAGGCTCAATTTGTTTTCTAACCATTGCTTCAAAATCTCGCATTGTGTTGGTTTCTTTCTCTACTAAATCCCATTTATTAATTAAGATAACAACACCTTTTCTGTTTTTTTCTGCTAACCAAAATATATTTTGATCTTGTCCTTCAAAACCACGAGTGGCATCTACAACTAAAACAATAACATCAGAATATTCTATAGAACGTACAGCACGCATTACAGAATAAAATTCTAAATCTTCTTTTACACGAGATTTTTTACGAATTCCGGCAGTATCAACTAAATTAAAATCGAATCCAAAACGATTGTATTTTGTATCAATAGAATCTCTTGTTGTACCAGCAATATTGGTAACAATATTTCTATCTTGCCCAATTAAAGAGTTTATAAAAGATGATTTCCCTGCATTTGGTCTTCCAACAACAGCAAATCTTGGTAATTCTTCTTTTTCTAAATCTACTTCTTCTGGAGCTGGCATTTTTTCTGCCAAAGCATCTAATAAATCTCCAGTACCACTTCCGTTAATAGAAGCAATTGTATGGTATTCTCCTAAACCTAAGTTGTAGAATTCTATAGCATCAGGTTCACGCATTGCGTTATCAACCTTATTTACTACGGTAAAAATTGGTTTTTTAACCTTACGTAAAAGTTTAGCGACTTCTGCATCCATAGGTGTAATACCATCTTCTACATTTACTACAAAAACAATTAAATCTGCTTCTTCTATGGCTAGATTTACCTGTTTTCTAATTTCGCCTTCAAATATATCATCAGAACCAGTAATATATCCACCGGTATCAATTACAGAAAATTCTTTTCCATTCCAGTCAGATTTTCCATAATGTCTATCTCTTGTAACTCCACTAACGGAATCTACAATGGCTTCTCTTCTTTGCACCAATCTATTAAAAAGCGTTGACTTTCCTACATTTGGTCTTCCTACAATGGCAACAATACTATTCATTTGACTTGAAATTTTTGCAAAGATACAATTTAAGGTTGTAAGAATGATATTAAAAAAAAAGTCTTTAAGCAGTAAAACCAGCAAATTTCTTTGCTGGTTTTCTTACTTAAGAATTGAGTATTATATTTAGTTGTTCTCGTAAATAGT
Encoded here:
- a CDS encoding GAF domain-containing protein: MKIIKPNLISESELPLQLNVSFNKVFTLFQKYADIEHAKHPFHSSAKEMVTLINKYPELNDGFSDYALLDKYKDQINLLLNPLFPEPLLSNEIKAASIPFSFTSFKFTDRFEDIIQNAGENYELTVRNFEDDDMYIMACTFILGHVYGFKVDVKRPFYFDIPDKTSGTMKYYRTTFNADFSEITATKKAPLLTEKDFKELLNNFDNIALWKEKFPPNSYIFKGFGLISLFDVTSEEMLSSIKANLLEGGTDLIPKLQSNLRDFYSIKDLKLGYSIFDNINIKICETKVNKSNSLILNHGAEINCDSNYFCNAIMEKVFKNHETFIISDVDQYGLNTDHNLFSKNLQENGIQSIILIPIKATNNGDLALLEIASPRAFDLNSVNINKLKDIIPVFEAAVKRTSEERQNILEATIQENYTSIHNSVKWRFYEAAEKYHVSRQIDKNAKLDEIVFNEVYPLFGQSDIKGSSDARNLAIKEDLTTQLTLAITVLKDACKTEQLPIYNELMFRVASYLKDVKKGLSAGDEVSILDFLSREIYPVFNHIKNISTALSQKVSVYMNRLDKKLNVVYEKRKEYENSVTLLNDKLAKFLDDKQIQAQEMFPHYFERYKTDGVEYNMYIGKSITKNKNFDSLYLYNLRLWQLQTTYEMENLAFYERKNMKHDLRVASLILVHSNPMAIKFRMDEKQFDVDGAYNIRYEIIKKRIDKAHIKGTKDRLTVPGKIAIVYSQNKDALEYVKYINYLQSKKQLGKIEFLDLEDLQGVTGLKALRVEVIYQTSFDENQTITFNDLMKEIEA
- the der gene encoding ribosome biogenesis GTPase Der, with translation MNSIVAIVGRPNVGKSTLFNRLVQRREAIVDSVSGVTRDRHYGKSDWNGKEFSVIDTGGYITGSDDIFEGEIRKQVNLAIEEADLIVFVVNVEDGITPMDAEVAKLLRKVKKPIFTVVNKVDNAMREPDAIEFYNLGLGEYHTIASINGSGTGDLLDALAEKMPAPEEVDLEKEELPRFAVVGRPNAGKSSFINSLIGQDRNIVTNIAGTTRDSIDTKYNRFGFDFNLVDTAGIRKKSRVKEDLEFYSVMRAVRSIEYSDVIVLVVDATRGFEGQDQNIFWLAEKNRKGVVILINKWDLVEKETNTMRDFEAMVRKQIEPFTDVPIVFISALTKQRLFKAIETAVEVFQRRKTKIQTSKFNETMLEIIKNSPPPAIKGKFVKIKYCMQLPTQTPQFVFFCNLPQYVKDSYRRFLENKLRDIYDFSGVPITIYFRQK